One genomic segment of Flagellimonas marinaquae includes these proteins:
- a CDS encoding LytR/AlgR family response regulator transcription factor yields the protein MKALIVEDKAYIRKGLINLLETVETNVEIIGECTSVSEAVVVSKACRPELIFLDINLVDGTGFDFLDQTEHLGFKTIFITAYEEFALKALKAGAVDYLLKPVDVEELELALKKIKNLPIAEQKQQIHTAKKVWYQDDATLVLSLSDSFQVIDLHELLYCESDKGYTTFYLTNDKKYVASKPLKEYEKTLERSNFTRPHQSYMVNLKFIDKYDKSGIIYLMNGRKVPVSSRKKEAFIATFLKYNGH from the coding sequence ATGAAAGCACTTATCGTTGAGGACAAAGCCTATATTAGAAAAGGCTTGATAAATCTTTTGGAAACGGTTGAAACCAATGTGGAAATCATAGGTGAATGTACTTCAGTTAGTGAGGCGGTGGTGGTCTCCAAAGCCTGTAGGCCAGAGTTGATATTTCTCGATATCAATCTGGTAGACGGTACGGGATTCGACTTTTTGGACCAAACCGAGCACCTTGGCTTCAAGACCATATTTATTACCGCTTACGAAGAATTCGCATTAAAGGCACTTAAGGCCGGAGCGGTGGACTATCTTTTAAAACCAGTTGATGTGGAGGAGTTGGAATTGGCCTTAAAAAAGATAAAGAACTTACCTATTGCCGAACAAAAACAACAAATACATACCGCAAAAAAGGTTTGGTATCAAGATGATGCTACTTTGGTCCTATCGCTCAGCGATAGTTTTCAGGTCATCGACCTACATGAATTATTGTACTGCGAATCCGATAAGGGCTATACCACATTTTACTTGACCAATGATAAAAAATATGTGGCATCCAAACCTCTTAAGGAATACGAGAAGACACTTGAAAGGAGCAATTTCACAAGGCCCCATCAATCTTACATGGTAAATTTAAAGTTCATAGATAAGTACGATAAGTCGGGTATTATCTATTTAATGAATGGTCGTAAGGTTCCTGTTTCTTCCCGAAAAAAGGAAGCGTTCATAGCTACTTTTTTGAAGTACAATGGTCATTAG
- a CDS encoding YeiH family protein, whose product MKVYFIKGIYLCIVSLGLLGQLSSPIALLLGLCYSFLFGNPFKSYSHRLIDYFLKISIVGLGFGMFIQETIQTSKAGLGITFFSILFTLLLGLSLAKILKLDLKLGHLITSGTAICGGSAIAAISPVIRAKSNTISVALIVIFSLNSIALFVFPAVGQWLHLTQEQFGLWCAVAIHDTSSVVGAALNFGDEALRTATTVKLSRTLWIIPLSFFSMFLFKTKGEKIKVPYFILLFVMAIIINSLQILPVSTTAFIVLLSKRLLVTTLFIVGSTISLRELQATGTKPIVLAMALWVFISLFSLLYIVY is encoded by the coding sequence ATGAAAGTATATTTTATAAAAGGAATCTACCTATGTATTGTTTCACTTGGATTATTGGGGCAATTAAGCAGTCCAATAGCACTACTGCTGGGCCTGTGTTATTCCTTTTTGTTTGGCAACCCTTTTAAAAGTTACAGTCATAGATTAATTGATTACTTTTTAAAAATCTCCATTGTTGGCCTAGGCTTTGGTATGTTTATACAAGAAACTATTCAAACCAGTAAAGCAGGACTGGGAATCACCTTCTTTTCTATTTTGTTTACACTACTACTAGGACTATCCCTTGCAAAAATTTTAAAGCTGGATCTAAAGTTGGGTCATCTTATTACATCTGGCACTGCTATTTGTGGCGGAAGTGCCATAGCAGCGATTTCCCCTGTAATCAGGGCCAAGAGCAACACTATCAGTGTTGCATTGATCGTTATTTTTTCATTAAATTCAATTGCACTTTTTGTGTTCCCAGCTGTAGGCCAATGGTTGCATCTTACACAAGAACAATTTGGGCTTTGGTGTGCCGTTGCCATCCACGACACAAGTTCTGTGGTGGGGGCGGCGTTGAATTTTGGCGATGAGGCCCTAAGGACCGCGACAACGGTAAAGCTATCCAGAACTCTATGGATTATTCCGTTATCATTTTTTTCAATGTTTCTTTTTAAAACAAAAGGGGAGAAAATTAAAGTTCCTTACTTTATCCTTTTGTTCGTTATGGCCATTATTATCAATTCGCTCCAGATTTTGCCAGTATCCACCACCGCATTTATAGTACTGTTATCGAAACGTTTGTTGGTTACCACACTTTTTATAGTAGGTTCAACAATTTCCTTGAGAGAGTTACAGGCCACAGGAACCAAGCCTATAGTTCTGGCAATGGCTTTATGGGTATTTATTTCACTTTTCTCGCTTTTATATATTGTGTATTAA
- a CDS encoding LysR family transcriptional regulator yields MRTKLHIFKTVANQLNFTKAAEHLHISQPAVSKTIKSLEEEYKTTFFVRKRSSIELTKEGRSFLVYVNKILSIYSEMEEQFITKNEPFPRSISFGVSTTFSNYIIPKIIAKIRVQFPETTFNITSDNSENIEKLIMNEQIDFGITEGIISNPKLEFKKLIKDEIVLVTNAANNSFKKSSISLEELKNIPIIEREKGSGTKKIIDNFLSNEKIESLNTVVVLNSTEAIKNYLYNSQDFALVSIHSIIQDLSQNRLKVIDIKNASIERWFYLAKRTGYLSTTMDHIQKSILQNYNY; encoded by the coding sequence ATGAGAACCAAATTGCACATATTTAAAACTGTAGCCAATCAGTTAAACTTTACCAAGGCTGCCGAACATCTTCATATTTCGCAACCGGCAGTGTCCAAAACCATTAAATCCTTGGAAGAAGAATATAAAACCACCTTTTTTGTCCGTAAAAGAAGTTCTATTGAATTAACAAAGGAAGGAAGGTCATTTCTGGTTTATGTGAACAAAATACTATCTATTTATTCAGAAATGGAAGAGCAATTCATTACTAAAAACGAGCCTTTTCCAAGATCGATCTCATTCGGGGTGAGTACAACCTTTTCCAATTATATAATTCCAAAAATAATCGCAAAGATCAGAGTTCAATTCCCTGAAACAACTTTCAACATTACCAGCGATAATTCCGAAAACATAGAAAAGCTGATCATGAATGAGCAAATCGATTTCGGAATCACAGAAGGTATCATTTCAAATCCCAAACTAGAATTTAAAAAATTAATTAAAGATGAAATTGTTCTGGTCACCAATGCAGCAAATAACTCGTTTAAAAAAAGTAGTATCAGTCTTGAAGAATTAAAAAATATCCCGATAATAGAACGCGAGAAGGGCTCTGGGACCAAAAAGATAATAGATAACTTTCTTTCCAATGAAAAGATTGAAAGCCTAAACACAGTTGTTGTCTTGAACAGCACTGAAGCTATAAAGAATTACCTCTACAACTCCCAAGATTTTGCCCTGGTTTCAATACATTCAATTATTCAAGATCTATCCCAGAACAGGCTTAAGGTCATAGATATTAAAAATGCCAGCATAGAAAGGTGGTTTTATTTAGCAAAAAGAACCGGGTACCTTTCAACCACCATGGATCATATTCAAAAATCCATTCTACAGAATTATAACTATTAG
- a CDS encoding acyl-CoA dehydrogenase, giving the protein MKVTDLQELEEMHCFGDELSPHVLEWIGKNNLWNIWVPKSFGGLEMSLPNGLKMLQSLARANGSLGWTVTLCSGANFFIGNLNHDVAETIFNKSTTPICFGGSGGATGTAQINGNNYVLNGTWKYATGAPYLTHFTLNAKVQKEGKDVLCKDGAPIIRSFLLNRQDVAIIKDWNTIGLRATATHSFSVDSILIDEKYSFTYDRLRLPHSIFRTPFTVFADLTLWVNYIGMAEHFLSESLKSNVPNHLLDEFQQIILKSNRICHRYAVKVHKMVTNSDKITEPFALGLHQEATELVQRLSDKFIKAYTTLGIRACSIGHPLNHIFNDFYTATQHHNFSLLGKL; this is encoded by the coding sequence CACACGTTCTGGAGTGGATAGGCAAGAACAACCTATGGAACATTTGGGTGCCCAAATCATTTGGCGGGCTGGAAATGTCCTTGCCCAATGGGTTAAAAATGCTCCAATCATTGGCTAGGGCCAATGGTAGTTTGGGTTGGACGGTAACCCTTTGCAGCGGAGCCAATTTTTTTATCGGAAACCTGAACCACGATGTGGCCGAAACGATCTTCAACAAATCGACCACGCCTATCTGTTTTGGTGGGAGTGGCGGAGCTACAGGAACTGCTCAAATAAATGGCAATAACTACGTACTTAACGGAACATGGAAATATGCGACGGGGGCACCATATTTGACTCATTTTACTTTGAACGCAAAAGTTCAGAAAGAGGGCAAGGATGTTCTTTGTAAGGATGGGGCACCAATAATTCGATCCTTTTTGTTGAACAGGCAGGATGTTGCAATTATCAAAGATTGGAATACCATCGGGCTTCGGGCCACGGCTACCCATTCCTTTAGCGTTGACTCCATATTGATTGATGAAAAATATAGCTTTACATATGATCGACTACGCTTGCCTCACTCCATTTTTAGGACGCCCTTTACGGTCTTTGCAGATTTGACCCTATGGGTCAACTATATAGGTATGGCAGAACATTTTTTGAGCGAATCCCTTAAAAGTAATGTCCCCAATCATTTGTTGGATGAGTTCCAACAGATAATCCTAAAAAGTAACAGGATATGCCACAGGTATGCTGTGAAAGTCCATAAGATGGTAACCAACTCCGACAAAATAACAGAACCTTTTGCCTTGGGTCTCCACCAAGAAGCCACCGAACTGGTCCAGCGTCTTAGTGATAAATTTATAAAGGCCTACACCACATTGGGCATACGTGCATGCAGCATTGGACACCCGTTGAACCATATTTTCAATGATTTCTACACCGCCACACAACATCATAACTTTAGTCTGCTAGGCAAACTTTAA